One Coriobacteriia bacterium genomic window, CGACGAACTCGCCGTCCGAGTGAGGGTCCCGCCGGAGGACGGCAAGGCCAACGCCGCGGTCTGTCGCGCGGTGGCCGAGTCCCTCGGCGTACCGAAGAGCGCAGTGCGTGTCGTGCGCGGTGCGGGGTCGAGGCACAAGACACTCGAGGTGGACGGCCTCGACGAGGCCGGGATCCGTGCGGCGTTCCCTTCGCCCCCGGTCGATCCCGCGGTTTGACCCTCGACACGGCCCTGGACTACCCTTATGCGCACATCGTGACAGGCGACGACGAGGACGAGTAGGCGGGTCGCGGCCCGGACAGCGAGCGGGGACAGTGCAAGCCCGCAGGTGGCGGACCTCGTCCGAAG contains:
- a CDS encoding DUF167 domain-containing protein, which codes for MSARIAVVVTPRAHRDEVVGFVGDELAVRVRVPPEDGKANAAVCRAVAESLGVPKSAVRVVRGAGSRHKTLEVDGLDEAGIRAAFPSPPVDPAV